Proteins from a single region of bacterium:
- a CDS encoding class I SAM-dependent methyltransferase, translating into MSDKTFYNNYLAGSKLVSRMSRLARTEIYELFLREMSPSPQCSILDIGVSVTEQDRLEENILEQLYPHLSRITMLGIHEGAFLEQIFPGTKYVQHMPGSTFPFADDHFDICYCNAVVEHVGEEQYQREFVREVLRISRKVFLTTPNRGYPIDFHKMLPFLHWLPMDWYRNIISWGGDTFYSKKENLNLLYKKDLVRLFEGQGIPFRILSYNWFGLPAYLIAVAKKQ; encoded by the coding sequence ATGAGCGACAAAACCTTCTACAATAATTATCTGGCCGGAAGTAAACTCGTCAGCAGGATGTCGCGGCTCGCCCGCACAGAAATATACGAACTATTTCTACGTGAGATGTCCCCTTCTCCGCAATGCAGCATTCTGGATATCGGCGTTTCCGTAACCGAACAGGATAGGCTGGAAGAGAATATTTTAGAACAACTGTACCCACATCTTTCGCGGATAACGATGCTTGGAATTCACGAAGGCGCTTTTCTTGAACAAATATTTCCAGGGACCAAATATGTCCAGCACATGCCCGGCTCAACCTTTCCCTTCGCGGACGATCACTTTGATATTTGTTATTGCAACGCTGTCGTGGAACATGTAGGGGAGGAACAATACCAGCGAGAATTTGTGCGTGAAGTGCTCCGGATCAGCCGCAAGGTTTTTCTTACGACACCAAACCGTGGCTACCCGATAGACTTTCATAAAATGCTTCCTTTTCTTCACTGGCTTCCGATGGATTGGTACAGGAACATTATTTCGTGGGGCGGTGATACTTTTTATAGCAAGAAAGAGAATCTCAATCTGCTTTACAAAAAAGATTTGGTTCGTTTGTTTGAAGGCCAGGGAATCCCTTTTCGAATTCTTTCCTA